A DNA window from Propionispora vibrioides contains the following coding sequences:
- a CDS encoding L,D-transpeptidase family protein, whose amino-acid sequence MFVILGIICGVLGFEYLDEQELAGTDSQVKDKPAGVVSIVIKVQDRTLEVYSDNQLHKTYRIAVGKSKTPTPIGEWNVVWKSYDWGTGFGTRWMGLNVPWGIYGIHGTNKPWSIGQFSSHGCIRMRNKDVEELFEWVPIGTPVRIEGRKIKISRNLKYQMTGSDVARLQLKLKELGYFGERSDGIFGIYTEQVVKNFQAEHGLEANGIVDKQMLELLGL is encoded by the coding sequence ATGTTCGTCATTTTGGGAATTATTTGTGGGGTTTTAGGTTTTGAATACCTGGATGAACAGGAATTGGCCGGTACTGACAGCCAGGTAAAGGATAAGCCTGCCGGAGTGGTTAGTATCGTTATAAAAGTACAGGATCGCACGTTAGAAGTATATAGTGACAATCAATTACATAAAACCTATCGTATTGCCGTCGGAAAGAGCAAGACCCCGACACCGATTGGAGAATGGAATGTGGTGTGGAAGTCTTATGACTGGGGTACGGGTTTTGGAACGCGCTGGATGGGCTTGAATGTGCCTTGGGGGATCTACGGTATTCATGGCACTAATAAGCCTTGGAGTATTGGGCAGTTTTCCAGTCATGGCTGCATTCGTATGCGTAATAAGGATGTAGAGGAATTGTTTGAATGGGTTCCCATTGGTACTCCGGTACGCATCGAGGGAAGAAAGATCAAAATTTCCCGCAATCTAAAATATCAAATGACTGGGTCAGATGTGGCCAGGCTACAGTTGAAGCTGAAAGAATTGGGCTATTTTGGCGAACGCTCGGATGGAATTTTCGGTATTTATACCGAACAGGTGGTTAAAAATTTCCAGGCGGAGCATGGCCTGGAAGCCAACGGAATTGTTGATAAACAAATGCTGGAGTTATTGGGATTATAG